The Oxobacter pfennigii region TATTCGAGCTCGTATCAGTGCCAAATATAGCGGCTGTAAAAGAAGCCAGCTCCGATATAGTTCAGATCACAAGGATTGCCCAGCTTTGCGGCGATAAGCTTGACATATATTCGGGAAACGATGACCAGATTGTTCCCATACTGTCTATCGGAGGAAAGGGCGTAATATCCGTAGTTGCAAATATCCTGCCAAAAGACACTCATGATATGGTGGCAAAATACTTCGAAGGCGACTTAAAAGGCTCATTAGACTTACAGCTTAAGATGTTTGATGTTATTAAGGCATTGTTCATAGAGATAAATCCCATACCGGTAAAAGAGGCACTTAACCTTATGGGCAAAAATGTAGGCGGGCTTAGACTCCCCCTTGTGAATATGTCGGAAAAGAATCTTGAAATATTAAAGAAGGAAATGATAGCTTACGGAATCGGCATCCAGAGGTGATTATAAATGATAAGGATATTATTGAACGGGTGTAACGGAAGAATGGGCCAGGTGGTATCAGGGATGGTTAAAGATGATGAGGGTATAACCATAGCTGCAGGTGTAGATACCACTCCTGACAGGTTTACAAACGATTATTCCGTGTATTCGGCCTTAAATACGGTAAAAGAAAAAGCGGATGTTATAGTTGATTTTTCAAACCCAAAGGGCTTGCCTATATTATTGGCATATGGTATAGAAAAGAAAATTCCCATGGTCATATGCACAACCGGCCATAGCCCTGAAGATAAGGAAAATATTAAATCGGCATCAGAAAAGGTTGCCATATTGACCTCAGCCAATATGTCCCTTGGCGTAAATCTTTTATTGAACCTTGTTAAGCAGGCTGCAAAGGCATTGGAAGAAAACTTTGACATAGAGATAATCGAGAAGCATCACAATCAAAAGATAGATTCCCCAAGCGGTACTGCTTTGATTATTGCAGATACAATTAACAATGCATTAAAAGAAAAAAAGGAATATGTATATGGCAGGCATTCAAAGACGGGCAAGAGAACCTTTCAGGAGCTCGGAATACACTCAATAAGAGGCGGAAATATCGTAGGAGACCATTCGGTAATATTTGCAGGTGCAGGAGAAGTTATTGAAGTTAACCACTCGGCGTTATCCCGGGATGTATTTGCCGTAGGTGCCATAAGGGCGGTAAAATACCTATATAATAAGAAGCCCGGATTTTATAACATGGACGATGTCATCATCAATAAGTAATTGCTTTATATATGAAATTTAAGTATAATTTGGGGGAGCAAACACTCCCTCAATTTTTATTAATTCAAAGAGGATGATTAATATGGATATTGGAAATTTAGTATCAGATAAAGTATCAGCTATAAAACTATCCCCCATCCGACGTTTCTCAAATATGGTTAATAATGTGCCCGGTGCTTTGACCCTAACCATCGGACAGCCTGATTTCAGCACTCCCGAAGAAGTTAAAAATGCAGGTATACAAGCCATAAAAAATGATATGACAACCTATACCGCCAATCAGGGATATATGGATTTAAGAAAAGAGATTTCTAAGCTTGTAAAAAACAATTACAACCTCCACTATGATCCTGCTGATGAAATTACCGTAACGGTAGGAGCCAGCCAGGCTATTGATGTCATATTAAGAACCATCATCAATCCCGGTGATGAGATATTAATCCCTTCTCCAGGATATGTGGCATATGAAGCTTGCATAAGCCTTTCAGGAGGCAAACCGGTATTCGTTCCTTTAAAGCCCGAGGATGGCTTTAAATTAAAAGCACAAACCCTTAAAGAATACATTACACCAAAAACCAAAGCCTTGCTCCTCTCCTACCCCTCCAATCCTACAGGAGCGGTAATGGATGAGGATGATTTGATAAAATTAAGTGAAGTTATAAAGGGCACCCACGTTGCAATAATTTCAGATGAAATATACAGCGAGCTTACCTACGGCAAAAAGCATTTCTCCATAGCTTCCATTGATGATATGAAGGAGAGAACTATTGTCATAAACGGATTTTCCAAGGCATACTCGATGACAGGCTGGAGACTTGGTTATATACTTGCCCCTAAAAAAATAATGGAGCATATTGTAAAGGTACATCAATACAATGTTTCCTGTGCACCCTCGGTAAGCCAAGCGGCAGGAATTGAGGCCATAAGAAGCTGCGATAAAAACATAAAGGAAATGGTAACCGAGTACGATAAAAGAAGGACTTACTGTCACAACAGGTTAAAATCCATGGATCTTGACTGCTTTGAGCCTTTAGGTGCCTTTTACCTTTTCCCCGAGATTAAAAAATTCAACCTGTCTTCCGAGGAATTCTGCACCCGCCTTTTATACGAAGGAAAATTAGCTGTAGTTCCCGGCTCGGCCTTCGGCGGATACGGAGAAGGTCACTTAAGAATATCATATGCCTATTCCATGGATATTCTTGAGGATGGTTTAAACCGCCTCCAGAAATTCATATCAAAACTTTGATAAAAAATTGGGTCTGTTGCCTTTCAAACAACGTAATGAGCATTGTGGGAGTTCTCTGTAAGTTCTTGGTGACGCTGCCGCAGAAAATACTTAGAATTTTTGATTGTTTGAGCGGTAGGAAGTTTAAAAATTCTTGTGTTTTCAAGGCAGGGAGCCTTAGAACTTGCAGAACTCGAACATAGCGAATGTAATGTTTAAAAGGCAACAGACCCTTGCTATTAAAACTCTATACCTTTTCTTGCCGGTATTCCCTTGCTGTAATAATGTTTTATCTCCCGCATCTCGGTTACTAAATCTGCGGCAGCTGCTATTTCATCAGGAACATTGCGTCCTGTCATTATCAATTCCATCTTCTCGGGTTTGCTTTTTATAAATTCCAAAACTTCTTCTACATTTAACAGCTTATTTCCTAAAACTCCCATTATCTCATCTAAGATTAAAACATCACATTCCTGCTTTTTAATTACATCCTTACAGAATTCAAAAGCCTTTTCAATTTCTTTCTTCAATTGAGCTTTTTCTTCATCACTTAAAGTATAGAAAAAACCTGCCGGTTTTTCAAATCTGAATATCTGAAAATCCGGAGACATTTTTTTAACAGAAGTCAGTTCGCCAGTAGTCCCTGATTTTAAAAACTGAACCATGTATACCTTAAGTCCGTTTCCTGCAGCTCTAAATGCCTGTCCTAATGCAGCAGTTGTCTTACCTTTTCCTGAACCTGTATAAACCTGAACGAGCCCCTGCTTAAGTTCCATAACTTTCCTCCTTTTAAGTTGCTCTTTTGCTCTTATTCCTTATAATAATCAAATATATAATACAATAAAATTATTATTCTGTATATATTTTATATAATTGACATTATTACAATACAATGTTATTATAATCAAAAAATAAAACATAAGCTGTATAAAGGCAAAGGAGCAATTGCAATGGATAATTTAAACTCTAATATCGACGAAAAATACGACTTAACAGATCCTTATGAAATTGCACGGTACATAAAGGAAGCTAAAAAATCAACTCCGGTTAAGGCTTACGTTGATGGTGCTCTTAATGGAATTGACCTTAAGGATTTAGAAGTATACGGTAATAATAATTTTTGGATACTATTCGGCGAAAGCGACACTGTAGCATCCATAATTGAATCTAATAAAGACAAAATAAAAAAATACACCATAGAAAATGACAGAAGAAACTCAGCTATTCCCCTGCTTGATCTTAAAAAGGTTAATGCACGTATTGAACCTGGTGCTGTTATAAGAGATAAGGTTAAGATAGGAAACAATGCGGTAATAATGATGGGTGCAGTTATAAATATAGGTGCTGATATAGGCGACGGAACAATGGTTGATATGAATGCCGTAGTCGGCGCCAGAGGAAAGCTGGGCAAAAACGTACACTTAGGCGCAGGTGCCGTAGTGGCAGGCGTACTAGAGCCACCCAGCCGCACTCCTGTTATAATAGAAGATAATGTACTAATTGGTGCAAATGCGGTAATATTAGAGGGCGTCCATATAGGCGAAGGTGCGGTTATTGCAGCCGGTGCCGTGGTAACAAAGGATGTTGAGTCCGGAACTGTAGTTGCAGGTGCTCCTGCCAAGGTAATTAAATTCGTTGATGATAAGACCAAGGATAAAACTAAATTGCTTGATGATTTACGCAAATAGTAATGTGAAAAACCGGCAGTTATTCTGCCGGTTGTATTTCTTCTTCAACCTTTTCCATTTTTGATATGGAGACTTCGTAAGCTGTCTTGGTTATTACTTCTGCCTCCCCTAATTTCTTTTGATATTCCCTGCTTTGGATTCTTCCCCATATTCTAACATGATCGCCAACATTTAATTTTTCCGAAAATCTTGCATTTCTTCCCCATGCAATTGCCGGTATGTAATCTGACTTATTATAAGGCCTATTGACTGCTACGAGCATATCAGTGATTTCTCTTCCAAAGGGGGTAGTTCTATAGACAGGTTTTTTACATATGAATCCATCGAGATAAATTTGATTGGGATTTTTTGTCCTCTCTCCATCAAAGCTTACATCCCTGGCAAATATAGTAAGGATGAGCCTGTTACCTCCGTCGGTATACTTGTTATAGGATCTTAACTGTCCCTCAACTATGACATATTTCCCGATAGTAAGTTCAACACCATCGATGAGCCTCTCGGATATTGTAATTGGTAGTAGGTCTGCCACGTCACTTAAACGGCCAACATTGATATTAAAATTGTAGAATCCCTCTCCATACATTTCATGGCTAAACTCCGGTTCCGATGCTATACTCCCTTCTACATATGCCTTGTTTGAGGTTATAACATTATCCACCATAACCCTCTCTCTCCCTTCGTATTTCTACGTTAATAAATCTAAGATATACTTATTCACATTTCTCTTCTTTTATGAGGGTTTTTAAAATATTTTATAAGTTCTTGATTAAGGAATTTCTGTCCAGAATACGTTTATCCAAGATTTCCGTTAATTTTTCCCTTAGTACGTCAAGATGATTACTGCAAAAAAAGGCTAGCAAATCATTAGTTTCTAAAAGTCCAATTATTTTTTCGATACTGTATTCTGTGGCTTCCCATAGCAAAATATCAACATCGTTTTTTAAAAAACTCTCTCCCCATAGTTTAATTAGGTCTAAATCATCTGAGTCTAAATTGTATTTAAAAATGCTTATGTTCTTAATTTTCAATGTCTGAATCCACGCTCCTATTGATCCCAGCAATTTCTCTTTAGGGGCATTATTTTCGGAATTGAAATTAAAACATAAGTGCATTTTTTCATATGAGATATTCTGGATAGCCTCAAAGCCTGTTTCAAAACCCAAGAGTGTATCGCATAAATTATCCACTACTTTAAAATCATTGTTGCTGTATATTGTCCTTACCCCGCTTGTGATTTTCAAGTTGCCATCCATGATGCTCCGTATATTATCCGGACTTATTCCGCAAAAAAGAGCTGATGTTACAGCAGCCATCCCGTTGTATACGTTGTGCTGCCCTACTGCTTTTAATGTAACGGGAATCTCCATAGGTTCTATTTCTTTGCCGTTAAGAGTGGAAATGGATCTTTGCAGACAATAACAAAATTCAAGCTTGTCGCCATAGTCTATGCTGGAGGCGGTAACGGTAGATTTGCTTCCCAATCCATAGGTGATGAGATATGTATCATTGAAGAACATATTGTTTTTCCATATGTCATCATCTGTGTTTAAAATGAGTATTTTAGAATTATGCAATGAATTTATAAGTCTTTTGATTTTGTCCATTCCTTCGGCACTGTATTCGTATGAATCTTCGGATATACCACAGTTTATAAGTATATCAAACCTGATATCATAAATTTCATGGCATTTTAAAAGCTCATCGTTAATCTCAAGTATAATAATATCATTATATTCCAATTTTATTAACCTTTTATATAATTCAATATTCGTCATGATTCTTTGAGAGCTTGCCTGTTTCTTGTCATTTATTGTTGCTATTGATACTCCCGTACTATTAAATATTCTGGAAAGCAGGTTACATGTCGAAGTTTTTCCATTAGATCCAAAAATTCCTATAGTTATAATTCTCTTATTAGTATTCAAAGACAATATAAGCACTCCCCTTGCAGTCTTGATATTATTAGAGTATACAGTATGTATTTTTTTATTCCACGGTAAAGCAAGAGCTCCTTGAAAAGAAGCCCTTGTTTTATTGTTGCACAAACCTAGATCTCCGGGATAAGCTAGCAATCTTTGATGCTTTAACGGTGGAGATTTTATTTCAGGGACCTTTGCCTCCCTGAATTGTCTATATAATAATTATCTTTTAAGAGAAGCTCTGTTACGGTAATAAATTTGTAACCCTGTTTTCTTAAATCCTCTATTATAGAAGGCAATGCCTCCACTGTATTTTTGCTTTCACAATGAAACAATAATATGGAGCCGCTGCCAATGTTTTTTATAACCCTTTCATGGATATCCTTATGTAAAATACCCGTCCAATCAAAGGAGTCAACATCCCATTGTATGGTGTTATATCCCAATTCATTTGCTGTTAATATCACCCTTTCATTATATTCACCATAAGGCACACGAAGTAAGGAAGTCTTTATTCCCGTCACTTTTAATATCCTATCTTCCGTGTCTTTAATTTCCTTGATTATGCTGCTCTTTGATAAATTAGTCAATGCTACATTTGTTGTTGTATGGTTGCCTATATCATGACCATATTTATAAATATATTCCGCCTCATCCGGATACTTGCTTATCCAAGCGCCGGTCAGAAAAAAAGTTGCTTTAATATTATACCTTTTAAGAATATCGATGACTTCCTGAGTATATTCTGCACCCCATGCCACATTAAAGGTCAAAGCTACTCTCTTGTCAGGCACATCCACGCTGTATATAGGCATATTTTTTTCATTGTTTATGAATGCTCCTATATCCTCTTTTCCCGGACCCTTAGCGTAAAAAAAAGCTGCTGCCGCCAAGACAAATGCCATAATCAAAGCTGTCATATACTTTTTTCTGATATATAAAACCTGCAAAAACATTCCTCCACTTTCCTTGATTTGGTATATGTATATTGCCGGCAGTCTACTTTTATAACATCAACTATCGCCTCTTAATTACAATAAAAAAGATGCAGAATTAATTTTCCGCATCTGTCTTTATTCTAGATATCCTTTTCTATATTATCTATTAAAAAGCTATCCTTATCTTTAATCAGATAAAAGTTCAGCTGGTACTGGGAATCCATTCCCTCATCCTCCAGCCTTATAAAAGCCATATAATTACCATCCTCTTTTGCTATATTGCTTATCAATACGAATTTTAGAGCCGGCTCATTATCACGAGCTTGTACCAAAAACGGGTCGTCTTTTAGCACTTCAATAAATTGTTCTGAACAATAAGAATACAGGGTATCCAAATCTCCTGAATACTGAGCCCTTATGAAATTAAGAACAAGATTGGCAATTTCATTTCTTTCATCCTCTGTCAGGGTATCCTTATATTCTTCAATTGCATCGGCATTTACCTCAAGCTTGTCTTTAAGTTCATCGTTCTCCTGACTGAACTTGATAAGCTCTTTTACTATGGGTATATCCGGAACATATTTTACTGCCATTGCAGGAGAAACGGCAATAATCGTTGAAAAAGAAGTACTTATTAAAAACAGTACGAGCAATGTATAGAACAAAAACTTATTTATTCTCATGTTTCACACCCCTTTATAACCTATAAAGAATTATAACATAAGTTTCCAATAAAATTGCCTAAAATAGCATTAAATTTTTCTTAATTGGACTTTCCGCAGAATGACAATACCCGTTATACCTAAAAGAATGAGTACTATGCTGGTGATTTGAGCAGTCCTGAAGCTTCCTATCATAAGGCTGTCCGTCCGTAAACCTTCGATGAAAAATCTTCCTACGGAGTAAAATATTATGTACAGCATAAATGTTTCGCCTGTGACTTTGCTCTTTCTTCTGTAAAATAAAAGTATTATAAAAATCGCAAAATTCCATAAAGATTCATAAAGGAAAGTGGGATGATAATAAACTCCGTTTATATACATCTGTTCCTGTATGAATTGAGGAAAGCGGCTTATGAATTCCTTGCTTACGGCACCGCCATGGGCTTCCTGATTAAAAAAGTTTCCCCATCTCCCTATGGCCTGGCCTAAAATCATACTTGGGGCGCATATATCGGCGGCTTTGAAAAAGTCCGCTTTTTTTATTCTGGTATAGATTATGGCAGCGAGGACGGCAGCAATTATTCCTCCATGTATAGCCAAGCCTCCCTGCCTTATATCTATTGCCTCCAATAATTTGTCCTTATAATAATTCCATTCAAAAATAACATAATACAGTCTGGCCCCTACAATTGCCGAAGGCACACATAAAAGCACTATATCATAGATAATGTTTTCATCAAATTTAACCCTGCGGCTCTCAATTATAGCCAGTATTGTTCCTAT contains the following coding sequences:
- the dapA gene encoding 4-hydroxy-tetrahydrodipicolinate synthase; its protein translation is MSLFTGSGVAIITPFTEDGVDFKKLEELLEWHVAEKTDAIIVCGTTGEASTMSLDERKAAIKFTIDVINKRIPVIAGTGTNNTKASVEMSKWADENGADGLLVITPYYNKTTQRGCIEHFKAIAKEVTKPIIIYNVPSRTGLNILPETLFELVSVPNIAAVKEASSDIVQITRIAQLCGDKLDIYSGNDDQIVPILSIGGKGVISVVANILPKDTHDMVAKYFEGDLKGSLDLQLKMFDVIKALFIEINPIPVKEALNLMGKNVGGLRLPLVNMSEKNLEILKKEMIAYGIGIQR
- the dapB gene encoding 4-hydroxy-tetrahydrodipicolinate reductase, whose product is MIRILLNGCNGRMGQVVSGMVKDDEGITIAAGVDTTPDRFTNDYSVYSALNTVKEKADVIVDFSNPKGLPILLAYGIEKKIPMVICTTGHSPEDKENIKSASEKVAILTSANMSLGVNLLLNLVKQAAKALEENFDIEIIEKHHNQKIDSPSGTALIIADTINNALKEKKEYVYGRHSKTGKRTFQELGIHSIRGGNIVGDHSVIFAGAGEVIEVNHSALSRDVFAVGAIRAVKYLYNKKPGFYNMDDVIINK
- a CDS encoding aminotransferase class I/II-fold pyridoxal phosphate-dependent enzyme, whose protein sequence is MDIGNLVSDKVSAIKLSPIRRFSNMVNNVPGALTLTIGQPDFSTPEEVKNAGIQAIKNDMTTYTANQGYMDLRKEISKLVKNNYNLHYDPADEITVTVGASQAIDVILRTIINPGDEILIPSPGYVAYEACISLSGGKPVFVPLKPEDGFKLKAQTLKEYITPKTKALLLSYPSNPTGAVMDEDDLIKLSEVIKGTHVAIISDEIYSELTYGKKHFSIASIDDMKERTIVINGFSKAYSMTGWRLGYILAPKKIMEHIVKVHQYNVSCAPSVSQAAGIEAIRSCDKNIKEMVTEYDKRRTYCHNRLKSMDLDCFEPLGAFYLFPEIKKFNLSSEEFCTRLLYEGKLAVVPGSAFGGYGEGHLRISYAYSMDILEDGLNRLQKFISKL
- a CDS encoding cob(I)yrinic acid a,c-diamide adenosyltransferase, with translation MELKQGLVQVYTGSGKGKTTAALGQAFRAAGNGLKVYMVQFLKSGTTGELTSVKKMSPDFQIFRFEKPAGFFYTLSDEEKAQLKKEIEKAFEFCKDVIKKQECDVLILDEIMGVLGNKLLNVEEVLEFIKSKPEKMELIMTGRNVPDEIAAAADLVTEMREIKHYYSKGIPARKGIEF
- the dapD gene encoding 2,3,4,5-tetrahydropyridine-2,6-dicarboxylate N-acetyltransferase, which produces MDNLNSNIDEKYDLTDPYEIARYIKEAKKSTPVKAYVDGALNGIDLKDLEVYGNNNFWILFGESDTVASIIESNKDKIKKYTIENDRRNSAIPLLDLKKVNARIEPGAVIRDKVKIGNNAVIMMGAVINIGADIGDGTMVDMNAVVGARGKLGKNVHLGAGAVVAGVLEPPSRTPVIIEDNVLIGANAVILEGVHIGEGAVIAAGAVVTKDVESGTVVAGAPAKVIKFVDDKTKDKTKLLDDLRK
- a CDS encoding single-stranded DNA-binding protein, whose translation is MDNVITSNKAYVEGSIASEPEFSHEMYGEGFYNFNINVGRLSDVADLLPITISERLIDGVELTIGKYVIVEGQLRSYNKYTDGGNRLILTIFARDVSFDGERTKNPNQIYLDGFICKKPVYRTTPFGREITDMLVAVNRPYNKSDYIPAIAWGRNARFSEKLNVGDHVRIWGRIQSREYQKKLGEAEVITKTAYEVSISKMEKVEEEIQPAE
- a CDS encoding Mur ligase family protein — encoded protein: MSLNTNKRIITIGIFGSNGKTSTCNLLSRIFNSTGVSIATINDKKQASSQRIMTNIELYKRLIKLEYNDIIILEINDELLKCHEIYDIRFDILINCGISEDSYEYSAEGMDKIKRLINSLHNSKILILNTDDDIWKNNMFFNDTYLITYGLGSKSTVTASSIDYGDKLEFCYCLQRSISTLNGKEIEPMEIPVTLKAVGQHNVYNGMAAVTSALFCGISPDNIRSIMDGNLKITSGVRTIYSNNDFKVVDNLCDTLLGFETGFEAIQNISYEKMHLCFNFNSENNAPKEKLLGSIGAWIQTLKIKNISIFKYNLDSDDLDLIKLWGESFLKNDVDILLWEATEYSIEKIIGLLETNDLLAFFCSNHLDVLREKLTEILDKRILDRNSLIKNL
- a CDS encoding polysaccharide deacetylase family protein codes for the protein MQVLYIRKKYMTALIMAFVLAAAAFFYAKGPGKEDIGAFINNEKNMPIYSVDVPDKRVALTFNVAWGAEYTQEVIDILKRYNIKATFFLTGAWISKYPDEAEYIYKYGHDIGNHTTTNVALTNLSKSSIIKEIKDTEDRILKVTGIKTSLLRVPYGEYNERVILTANELGYNTIQWDVDSFDWTGILHKDIHERVIKNIGSGSILLFHCESKNTVEALPSIIEDLRKQGYKFITVTELLLKDNYYIDNSGRQRSLK
- the lgt gene encoding prolipoprotein diacylglyceryl transferase; translated protein: MDPVAFSINGLEIRWYGVIIASGMFIGTILAIIESRRVKFDENIIYDIVLLCVPSAIVGARLYYVIFEWNYYKDKLLEAIDIRQGGLAIHGGIIAAVLAAIIYTRIKKADFFKAADICAPSMILGQAIGRWGNFFNQEAHGGAVSKEFISRFPQFIQEQMYINGVYYHPTFLYESLWNFAIFIILLFYRRKSKVTGETFMLYIIFYSVGRFFIEGLRTDSLMIGSFRTAQITSIVLILLGITGIVILRKVQLRKI